The Pirellulales bacterium genomic interval AATTAAAACCGGGCGCCATTGGTTATCGTTTTCAACTGCCGCAAAAAGTGCATCCCGTTTCGGCTGGCATTAAAGGAGGAATTGTCGGCGGCTTGCTGATGCCCATTCCAGCCATTATTTGGGCCCTCGCGAGCGGCCACAGCATTTGGTATCCCGTGAATTTGCTGGCCGGTTTGATTATTCCCGGCACGACCGATTTGCCGCCGGAGGTGCTTAAGCTCAATCTGGAAATGTTTCATCCCGTCGGATTCCTATGCGCAATTGTGATGCACGTCATGATGTCGGTCGGATTTGGCCTGATTGGCGGCGTGCTGTTGCCTACCTTGCCTTCCATTCCCGGCGGCCCGCTGTTATTCGGCGGGTTAATTTTGCCGCTGCTCTGGAGCGGGGCAAATCACAGTTTAATGGGATTGGTAAATCCGCTCTTAAACGAATACATCAATTGGCCCTGGTATGTTGTCTCACAGTTAGTGTACGGCATTGCGACCTCGATTGTGATTATCCGCAGCGAGGAAATTACCATTCCGCCCCGCGGGCCCGGAGGCGATGCGGATGGGCCATCGGTTCCACCGGGTTGGTTGGGATGCTTCGTCTTAGTGGCCGTGCTCCTGGTGGGTTGCAGCGATAATTTGCCCGGCAAGCCAGCATTGGCCAATGCGTACGTCATGCCGCAAGACATTAAAAAATTTGATGATCTGTACGCGCAACGCTGCGCGGGATGTCATGGCGCGAATGGAAAATTGGGGCCGGGACCGCCGTTGAACGACGATTTGTTCTTGGCGTTAGTGACCGACGAGCAACTGCGCAGCGTGATTGCCGATGGTCGTCACGGCACTTTAATGCCGGCCTGGGAACAATCGCGGGGAGGTCCGCTCACGACCGACCAAATTACGGTGTTGGTGAAGGGAATTGAAGCATGGCGAACCGTGACCACGCATGTGCAGCGCGTTTATCCTAGCGCGCCCCCGCTGACAGCGCCCGCCGGGAAAGATACTGGCAATATTGCAGTGGGCCAGAAAATTTATGCCGCAGCCTGTGCCGACTGCCACGGTGAACACGGTGAGGGAACCGACGGAATGGCCGGGCCATTGAACGACCCTGTTTTTTTGTCGCTATGCAGCGACCAAGAACTTCGCCGTTACATTGTCACAGGCCGGCCCGATTTGGGCATGCCCGACTTTGCATCGGCTAGCGGCCGCGGCGAAGCTTTCAGTCCCCTGACGGGCGAGCAGGTGAACGATTTGATGACCGTGCTAAAACAATGGCGCGAAAAAACAAGTTCTGATTAACGGCGCATCCAACCACTTCAACCGTTGCGATCAATGACAAAAACGACTGAAGACCGTTCCGAATTGGAAGTGAAACCTCGGCGAGTTTTTTTAAAGCTGCTGACCGCGCTCCTGGGCGCCATCGCGACCGCGGCCATCGCAATTCCCGGCTTTGGATATTTGGCGGCGGCGGTCGCACGGCGCAAGGAACAACCGTGGATTTCCCTGGGACCCGTGAGTGCTTTTCCTCCCGGTGAAACACGGTTGAAGGTCATTAAACCCAGCGACAATCCGCTGGCTCAACCTTGGGATGGCATCACAGCCCAAACGGGCGTGTACGTGCGGTATTTAGGTCGTGACGAAAGTTATCAAGATCAATTCAATGTGTTTGCCATCAACTGCACGCACTTGGGCTGCCCGGTGGAATGGTTCCCGCAATCGGGGTTGTTCATGTGCCCGTGCCACGGCGGCGTGTATTACGAAAACGGTGATCGTGCCAGCGGGCCACCTCCACGCGGTCTGTATTTGTGCGTTTGGAAAGTGAAGCAAGATGCAAATGCCACAGAGCCACACCTATTCATTCAAGCGCCGTTTTTACCAACGTTGCAACACACGTTGACCGACAAAGGATGAACACGTTGTGATCAAAGCCGTTTACCGCTGGTTTGACACTCGGTTGGGCATTGGCGATACGTGGATGCCAATGCTGCGGCATCCGGTGCCGCGCGAACTGGCTGGTCCCTTGGGATGGTGGTACGTGTTTGGCAGCGCCTCCATGACGCTGCTGCTGGTTCAAATTCTGACCGGAATTGGATTAGCCTTAACGTACGTCCCCAGCGCTGGCCAAGCGTACGAAAGCTTGTTGTATTTGAATTATCAACAACCGTGGGGCTGGTTTCTGCGCTCGCTGCATTATTGGTCCGGTTCAGCGATGGTCGTCATGGTGCTGCTCCACATGACGCAAGTGTTCTGGCACGCGGCTTATAAATACCCGCGCGAACTAACCTGGTGTATTGGCGTTGGTTTGTTGCTGTGTACGCTGGGGATGGCATTTACGGGGCAAGTGTTGCGGTGGGATCCGGACGCTTATTGGGGCGTAGGTGTAGGCGCCGCCATGGCGGGGCGCGTGCCGGCTGCTGGACCGACCATTGTGGACTTACTGCTCGGCGGGCCGATCATTGGCGCCGACACGCTGAGCCGCTTCTTTGCACTGCACGTGTTTGTCATCCCAGGAATTCTGCTGACGTTGTTGGCGGTGCATTTGTGGCTGGTGATTAAACAGGGAGTTAGTGTGCCGCCGCAGCCCGGCAAAATCGTCGACTTATTGAAGTACGATGCTGAGTATCACGAAGAGCTGCGCCGCGGCGAACCGTTTTTGGGCGAAGCCATGCTGAAAGACGTCGCAGTCTCCGCGCTGGTTGTCATTGTGGTCGTTACGATTGCCGCGCTGGCGGGACCCAAGGGACCCAGCGCGCCGCCCGACCCAACGCTTAGCGGGGCGAATCCACGGCCGGATTGGCCATTTTTGTGGTTGTTTGGTTTGCTTTCGCTGAGTCCGCCGGCAGCAGAAACCGCCGTCATTCTTATCATGCCAATCGTGCTGGTCCTCGGATTGCTTGCCGTCCCGTTTATTTCCAACCGTGGCGAACGCGCACCCACCCGGCGTCCTATGGCAATCCTCCTGATGATTGTGATTTACGCAGTGCTGGGAGTACTAAGTTATATGGGGCAAACGTCGCCGTGGTCGCCACGCATGCTGGCGTGGAGTGGCGATGCGGTGCCGGTGAACCTTATTAAAAAAATGGATGAGTCTCTTAGCCCCGTCGAGTTGCAAGGCGCCGTCGTCTTTCAGAACAAACAATGCCGCAACTGCCACGCATTGGAAGGAATCGGTGGAACTCGCGGACCGGATTTAACTACCGTGGGCACTCGCTTAACACGTGATTTACTGATTGACCAAGTTAGCAATGGCACGCCCGGCGGAGGAAACATGCCGGCCTACGGCAAGCAAATGAGCCCAACGGAAATGACGGCGTTAGTCGATTTCCTGGTGAGCTTGCGACCAGCGGGAACGCCTGCGGCGATAACACCCTCTGATCGTGGAACGAAAAATAAAGGCCGTTTGCCAAACGATGCCTCCGCAACGACAGGCCCTTCGGCGGCAAAATAATTTTGCACGCTGATGGTAATGCAGATTCATGTCCACCACTTTTGAGGCCGTGTTTTCGTCTTGGCCAGCGCAGCCGTGGCTGGTGCTGATGTTGCTGTTCACGGCCGCCGTTTATGGGCGCGGCTGGCGATTTTTACGGAGACATGACCCGGTACGATGGAATTACGGCCCGCTAACGGCATTTATCGGCGGCTTATTGGCAATGTACCTGGCGTTGGCATCGCCCATCGAAGCATTTGCGCCATTCCTACTGCAAGTGCACATGCTGCAGCACTTGCTGTTGATGATGGTGGTTCCCCCGTTGATTTGGCTCGGCAAGCCGTTTCTACCTTTGCTTCGTGGCTTACCGACAGAAATTCGTCGTTATTGGGTTGCGCCATTATTGCATTGGCGGAAATTGCAGCGTGTGGCGACGATGATAACGCATCCGGTGACGGCATTCTTCATTTTCTTAGCCGTCACGTGGTTGTGGCATTTGCCCGGCCCTTACGAAACCGCACTAGCCAATGATGCTTGGCATAAAGTGCAGCATCTGTGTTTTCTCGTCGCTGGACTGATTTTTTGGTATCCAGTGATTCGACCGTTCCCGGCACGGCCTGGTTGGTCGCGGTGGTGGCTGATTCCGTTTTTGATTTTGGCCGATGTGCAAAATACGTTGCTTGCAGCCTGGATTACGTTCTCTGATCACTCGCTTTATCCACATTACTTACAAATGCCGCGGCTCGGTGGCATTTCGGCGTTGGACGACCAGTCTGCAGCCGGAGTGATTATGTGGGTGCCTGGGTCTGTGGTGTTTTTAGCGCCGTTGCTTTGGATTGGCGTGAAGCTGATGAAGATCCAAACTCAGGGCTACACCCAGCGGAGGGCAACGGTTTCCCCGTCGATCGCTAGGCCGCAATCTAGTGGGCGCGCAATTTACTTTGATTTACTCCGTTCCTCATTCGTGGGTCCCATCCTCCGCTGGCGTTGGACACGACGGCTGGTGCAAACCATAGCGCTGCTGATAGCGCTGACAGTCATCGTTGACGGCCTATGGGGTTCACAAGTGGGCGCAATGAATTTGGCGGGAGTAGTGCCGTGGATTCATTGGCGCGGCTTAGTCATTTTTGGCCTGTTGATCGCTGGCAATGTGTTTTGCTATGGCTGCCCATTTTTGCTGCCGAGAACTGTCGCCCGCTGGCTTTTCCGTGGGTTGGGCAATCGGCCCTGGCCCGACGTACTGCGCACCAAATGGCTGGCGGTGGCGCTGCTGGCCATTTTTTTATGGGCGTACGAAGCATTTTCGCTTTGGAATAGCCCCTGGGTAACTGCCTGGATTGTCATTTTTTATTTCACCGGCGCGCTCCTGGTCGATTCAATATTTCGCGGCGCAGCCTTTTGCAAATACGTGTGTCCCATCGGCCAGTTCAATTTTGTGCAATCGGTCATTTCGCCGTGGGAGGTGCGCGTCCGCGAACCAACGGTCTGTACCACCTGCCATACACGTGACTGCATTCAGGGAAACAGCACAACTCCTGGCTGCGAGTTGCAACTATTTCAACCCCAGAAAATTGGCAACCTCGATTGCACATTCTGCTTGGACTGCGTGCGAGCATGCCCGGAAAACAATGTCGGAATTATGGTCGTGGCGCCCACGAAGAGTTTGTGGCGTGATGGGCTGCGCTCGGGAATTGGCAGACTAAGTCGGCGGATCGATTACGCCGCCTTGGCCATGGTCCTGCTGTTTGGAGCATTCGCCAATGCGGCCGGCATGATAGCTCCGATCGTCGATTGGGAAGCACGAATTAGCACGACGCTGGGCGTATCGTCAACTTTCTTTATCACGGCACTGTTTTATGTGCTTTGCCTGTTTGTATTGCCGACGATCTGCCTAGGTTTAACCACCATGGCCAGTCGGTGGTTGATGTCAGCCCAACGAAACCCACGCGAAATTTTTTGCCGCTTTGCTTGGACCCTAACACCGCTGGGCTTTGGAATGTGGATGGCGCATTACAGCTTCCACTTTTTTACAGGGCTGGATGCCATTGTGCCGGCGGCACAGCAATTCGTCGCCAAATTGGGAATCGATTCGTTCGGTCCACCGAATTGGATTTGTTCCTGCTGCCGCCCCGCTCCGGATTGGCTACTAAAAGCAGAATTGATGATGTTGGACATGGGTTTCTTGGCTTCGCTGTTTGCGACGTGGCAAATTAGTTCAGGGCTTGCCGCCAATGTCAACAATTCCACCCAAACGCAGAATTGGCGAACATTAAAAGCTGCACTTCCGTGGTTCTTGCTCCAGTTGGCACTTTTTGCCTTGGGAGTATGGATCTTACTGCAACCCATGCAAATGCGCGGCATGTTACCGGCAGGTGGTTCATAATGCAGTGGCATCGAACTACTTCACTGATTTTTTTCTTATGCTCGCTCCCGGCTTCGTCGGTTTGGGCCGATGGTGGCACCTTGCGGCTGCTCCAGCGGCACGGTGTATATCAAGTGAGCGTATTCACGTCGCCGACCCAGCCGCGATGCGGAACGATTGATGTTAGCGTGCTAGTCCAAGATGCGATGGGACGAAAAGTATACAATGCGCTGCCGATGACGGTTCGATTGTCGAAAATCGCTGAAGGACGCAATGCAATAGCGTATTTCCTGAAAGAGGCGGCATCGAACGGGACGGCCAGCAACAAGCTGTTTCAATCGGCGATTTTCAAAGTTTCGGAACCTGGCACTTGGCAAGTGAGCATTTTGCTTGGCTCAGATTCAAACGATTTTACACCAGGTTCTACCGCACTGGCTGGCCGCTCGGGACAGCAGCTGAGGCAAGATGAATCTGGGGAAGCGCCTCTCTCATTCCAAATGGATGTTTCGCCCCCTCCGCCGCCTTGGATGGAATTGGCGCCGTGGATTGCCTGGCCGTTTGCCGCCGTTGCGTTGTTCATTTTTCACCAGCGGCTTGCATCTGGCCCGCGACGATAGGAAAATTGGTCGTGCATTGATGAAAATGTTTTTCGAGGGGGAAACGATGAGCGCGATTTTGTGTTACTGCAGGCAGTTGTTCCCGATCACCGTTGCCAATCCGCGAAGGCAACTAATGATTTCGGCAAGGGTCGCTTTGCTTTGGGCCCTAATTGCACTACCAGCACTTGCGCAAACGCTGGAGGCAGCTCCTGCGGCAAAACCAATTTCGTCATCGCCTGCTGCTCCAAATCCTGAGACGCAGCCACCCGCCAGCGACAAACCCGCAGTTGCTGCGCCCATGCCGCAGACGGCACGAGCTCCGTCGCGAACGCCTCTCTTCGGTCGAGGAGCGGGGCGATATCTAAATCGACCTTCAGAATGGTTTTCCAGCGACGACGCAAAAAAAATCGCTGCAAATATTCTGACATATCAGTCCGACCTCGGCGGATGGCCCAAAAACGTCGATACCACGGCAAAACCATACACGGGGGATCGCGCCAGTTTGGATCCTACTTTCGATAATTCCGCCACGACCGACGAGTTACGTTTTCTCGCCCGCATGTTTCGCGCTACCCACGAAGAACAATATCGATCCGCTGTGCTTAAGGGCCTCGACTACGTTTTGAAGGCACAATATGCCAACGGTGGCTGGCCGCAGTTTTATCCGCCGCATGCGCACACTCCGTATCAACGTTACATTACCTTCAACGACAACGCGATGGTGCGGCTGATGGAATTCCTGCGCGAAGTTTATAGCAACACGTTATTCGATTTTGTCGATGCCGATCGGCGTCAGGCCGCACGCACATCCTTCAATAAAGGTGTCGAATGCATTTTGAAATGCCAAATTAAGGTCGACGGCCAGCTAACCGCCTGGTGTGCACAGCACGACGAAATCGATTTCACTCCGCGTCCGGCCCGTTCCTATGAATTGATCAGCCTTAGTGGCAGCGAATCCGTCGGAATTGCACGGCTGCTGATGAGCTTGGATCATCCCAACCCGGAAGTCGTTCAGGCGGTTGAGGGTGCGGTCGCTTGGTTCGAAGCGGCAAAAATCAAAGGCATTCGGGTGGAGCGCCAGCGAGATTCCA includes:
- a CDS encoding c-type cytochrome, whose protein sequence is LKPGAIGYRFQLPQKVHPVSAGIKGGIVGGLLMPIPAIIWALASGHSIWYPVNLLAGLIIPGTTDLPPEVLKLNLEMFHPVGFLCAIVMHVMMSVGFGLIGGVLLPTLPSIPGGPLLFGGLILPLLWSGANHSLMGLVNPLLNEYINWPWYVVSQLVYGIATSIVIIRSEEITIPPRGPGGDADGPSVPPGWLGCFVLVAVLLVGCSDNLPGKPALANAYVMPQDIKKFDDLYAQRCAGCHGANGKLGPGPPLNDDLFLALVTDEQLRSVIADGRHGTLMPAWEQSRGGPLTTDQITVLVKGIEAWRTVTTHVQRVYPSAPPLTAPAGKDTGNIAVGQKIYAAACADCHGEHGEGTDGMAGPLNDPVFLSLCSDQELRRYIVTGRPDLGMPDFASASGRGEAFSPLTGEQVNDLMTVLKQWREKTSSD
- a CDS encoding Rieske 2Fe-2S domain-containing protein translates to MTKTTEDRSELEVKPRRVFLKLLTALLGAIATAAIAIPGFGYLAAAVARRKEQPWISLGPVSAFPPGETRLKVIKPSDNPLAQPWDGITAQTGVYVRYLGRDESYQDQFNVFAINCTHLGCPVEWFPQSGLFMCPCHGGVYYENGDRASGPPPRGLYLCVWKVKQDANATEPHLFIQAPFLPTLQHTLTDKG
- a CDS encoding cytochrome b N-terminal domain-containing protein, encoding MIKAVYRWFDTRLGIGDTWMPMLRHPVPRELAGPLGWWYVFGSASMTLLLVQILTGIGLALTYVPSAGQAYESLLYLNYQQPWGWFLRSLHYWSGSAMVVMVLLHMTQVFWHAAYKYPRELTWCIGVGLLLCTLGMAFTGQVLRWDPDAYWGVGVGAAMAGRVPAAGPTIVDLLLGGPIIGADTLSRFFALHVFVIPGILLTLLAVHLWLVIKQGVSVPPQPGKIVDLLKYDAEYHEELRRGEPFLGEAMLKDVAVSALVVIVVVTIAALAGPKGPSAPPDPTLSGANPRPDWPFLWLFGLLSLSPPAAETAVILIMPIVLVLGLLAVPFISNRGERAPTRRPMAILLMIVIYAVLGVLSYMGQTSPWSPRMLAWSGDAVPVNLIKKMDESLSPVELQGAVVFQNKQCRNCHALEGIGGTRGPDLTTVGTRLTRDLLIDQVSNGTPGGGNMPAYGKQMSPTEMTALVDFLVSLRPAGTPAAITPSDRGTKNKGRLPNDASATTGPSAAK
- a CDS encoding cytochrome c oxidase assembly protein, with the translated sequence MSTTFEAVFSSWPAQPWLVLMLLFTAAVYGRGWRFLRRHDPVRWNYGPLTAFIGGLLAMYLALASPIEAFAPFLLQVHMLQHLLLMMVVPPLIWLGKPFLPLLRGLPTEIRRYWVAPLLHWRKLQRVATMITHPVTAFFIFLAVTWLWHLPGPYETALANDAWHKVQHLCFLVAGLIFWYPVIRPFPARPGWSRWWLIPFLILADVQNTLLAAWITFSDHSLYPHYLQMPRLGGISALDDQSAAGVIMWVPGSVVFLAPLLWIGVKLMKIQTQGYTQRRATVSPSIARPQSSGRAIYFDLLRSSFVGPILRWRWTRRLVQTIALLIALTVIVDGLWGSQVGAMNLAGVVPWIHWRGLVIFGLLIAGNVFCYGCPFLLPRTVARWLFRGLGNRPWPDVLRTKWLAVALLAIFLWAYEAFSLWNSPWVTAWIVIFYFTGALLVDSIFRGAAFCKYVCPIGQFNFVQSVISPWEVRVREPTVCTTCHTRDCIQGNSTTPGCELQLFQPQKIGNLDCTFCLDCVRACPENNVGIMVVAPTKSLWRDGLRSGIGRLSRRIDYAALAMVLLFGAFANAAGMIAPIVDWEARISTTLGVSSTFFITALFYVLCLFVLPTICLGLTTMASRWLMSAQRNPREIFCRFAWTLTPLGFGMWMAHYSFHFFTGLDAIVPAAQQFVAKLGIDSFGPPNWICSCCRPAPDWLLKAELMMLDMGFLASLFATWQISSGLAANVNNSTQTQNWRTLKAALPWFLLQLALFALGVWILLQPMQMRGMLPAGGS
- the pelA gene encoding pectate lyase, which produces MTYQSDLGGWPKNVDTTAKPYTGDRASLDPTFDNSATTDELRFLARMFRATHEEQYRSAVLKGLDYVLKAQYANGGWPQFYPPHAHTPYQRYITFNDNAMVRLMEFLREVYSNTLFDFVDADRRQAARTSFNKGVECILKCQIKVDGQLTAWCAQHDEIDFTPRPARSYELISLSGSESVGIARLLMSLDHPNPEVVQAVEGAVAWFEAAKIKGIRVERQRDSNSPKGTNKVVIADPAAPPMWARFYEIGTNQPIFSDRDGVAKHDLAEIGYERRNGYNWLDYWPSELLNREYPSWKAKWVPGDSPAAAK